A genome region from Chlorogloeopsis sp. ULAP01 includes the following:
- a CDS encoding Glu/Leu/Phe/Val dehydrogenase dimerization domain-containing protein — MRVFESLRATNHEQILFCHDRETNLRAIIALHDTSLGLAMGATRLFPYNSEEDALRDVLRLSRGMTYKAACANIPVGGAKAVIIANPEDKTDALLKSYGRFVESLNGRFVTGQDVNLSPEDVRIINKETNYVVGVKELGGGATLATAIGVVLAIKAAVEFHWQRKNLDGLKVAIQGVGNVGKNLCKILYANGAKLFVSDLIRDKAEEMADLYEATIIEHQDIHAWDVDVFSPCALGGILNSSTILQIRASIIAGAANNQLENEELHSQLIKSRKILYCPDYVINSGGLINVYNEMIGNDDEKALSHVRKIYDTVLEIFDKAEREEITTYAASKLLGEERIKKQKQQKKQKHLLIA, encoded by the coding sequence ATGAGAGTTTTTGAAAGTTTGAGAGCAACCAATCACGAGCAGATTCTCTTTTGTCACGATCGCGAAACAAATCTTAGAGCAATTATTGCCCTTCATGATACGAGTTTGGGATTAGCTATGGGCGCTACTCGTCTTTTCCCTTATAACAGTGAGGAAGATGCTTTGCGAGATGTTCTGCGCCTAAGTCGCGGGATGACATACAAAGCAGCTTGTGCCAATATTCCTGTGGGGGGTGCAAAAGCAGTTATTATTGCTAATCCAGAAGATAAAACCGATGCTTTGCTCAAATCTTATGGACGGTTTGTCGAAAGTTTGAATGGGCGCTTTGTTACAGGTCAAGATGTAAATTTGTCACCTGAAGATGTGCGGATAATCAACAAAGAGACTAATTATGTGGTGGGAGTGAAGGAATTAGGAGGAGGAGCAACATTAGCAACAGCGATCGGTGTTGTATTAGCAATCAAAGCGGCAGTAGAGTTTCATTGGCAAAGAAAAAATCTTGATGGACTAAAAGTAGCAATTCAAGGAGTAGGAAATGTTGGCAAGAATCTTTGCAAAATTCTTTATGCAAATGGTGCAAAACTTTTTGTCAGTGATTTAATTCGAGACAAAGCTGAAGAAATGGCAGACCTTTATGAGGCGACAATTATAGAACATCAAGATATTCATGCTTGGGATGTTGATGTTTTTTCTCCTTGTGCCTTAGGTGGAATTCTAAATAGTTCAACCATTCTCCAAATTAGAGCTTCTATTATTGCTGGTGCTGCCAACAATCAGCTAGAAAATGAAGAGTTACACAGTCAGCTTATTAAATCGAGAAAAATTCTTTATTGCCCAGATTATGTAATTAATTCTGGTGGATTAATTAATGTCTATAACGAAATGATAGGTAATGATGACGAGAAAGCCTTAAGCCACGTTCGTAAAATTTACGATACTGTTTTGGAGATTTTTGATAAAGCAGAGCGTGAAGAAATTACCACATATGCAGCATCTAAATTATTAGGAGAAGAACGCATTAAAAAGCAAAAACAACAGAAAAAACAGAAACATTTATTGATAGCTTAA
- a CDS encoding ABC transporter permease subunit, giving the protein MILNFIDKIGDLNPQLMREIKGRLKVFPVVIAFVSSLFGQFILCLYQLREIPGDRYPISGTYCHEGIVYRQQLNQLYPQINQLQQQISLFSKAKNAVKVQELTQQLEQLKAEESRTQSFLYSSNQFCPSDQIDMQLWWRDHWEYIFLSLSVIFVFTLLVAGTYLLINNLAQEEHRGTLNFLRLSPQSETSILTGKILGVPILIYLAVGVAIPLHIWAGRSANIAFSHIFSFYIVLAASCIFFYSTALLFGFFSRFFSGFQPWLGSGAVLVFLIITMQIATSRPYLNNAAAWLRLLSPFDLTGYLFPNLFRRYQWELLEQVQFFYLPVGKNLVGLLGLQLLNYSLWTYWIWQGLRRRFRNPNASMLSKGQSYLLVACLQVILWGFTLQYVKNYCPPGSSYTPSLSFCYYDVSYQIGQNFPLLVFFNVVVLLSLISVVSPHRQAVQDWARYRHQNISQHKFFWQDVLLQDLIWSEKSPAVITMAINLMMITIPLIILIIIAPILNSHHSNRLNWLNEIGQFKAILGVGLFITLMMIYATVAQRMLLMKNSKRSFWAIATVGAVIFLPMIFLGMLGVQPSETPILWLLSTFPWSALEYSTIPTIFIVLLGEFSLLVLLNFQLTRQVRLAGESATKALLTGS; this is encoded by the coding sequence ATGATTCTCAATTTCATAGACAAGATTGGCGATTTAAATCCTCAATTAATGAGAGAAATTAAAGGTCGTCTGAAAGTTTTTCCTGTTGTCATTGCATTTGTTTCATCGCTGTTTGGGCAGTTTATACTTTGTTTATATCAATTACGTGAAATACCAGGAGATAGATATCCTATATCTGGTACCTACTGCCATGAAGGCATAGTTTATAGACAACAATTGAATCAACTCTACCCACAAATTAATCAACTACAACAGCAAATATCTTTATTTAGTAAGGCAAAGAATGCAGTAAAAGTTCAGGAATTAACACAACAACTAGAACAACTCAAGGCAGAAGAAAGTAGAACTCAGAGTTTTTTATATAGTAGTAATCAATTCTGTCCTTCAGACCAAATTGATATGCAACTTTGGTGGCGAGACCATTGGGAATACATATTTTTATCACTTAGTGTCATTTTTGTCTTCACGTTATTAGTTGCAGGTACTTATTTATTAATCAATAACTTAGCTCAAGAAGAACACCGAGGTACATTAAATTTTCTACGTCTTAGTCCTCAATCAGAAACAAGTATTTTGACTGGCAAGATATTAGGAGTACCAATTTTAATTTATCTTGCTGTTGGAGTTGCAATTCCTTTGCATATTTGGGCAGGACGTTCCGCCAATATAGCTTTTAGCCATATTTTCAGCTTTTATATTGTTTTAGCTGCTAGTTGTATTTTCTTCTATAGCACTGCACTATTATTTGGCTTTTTTAGTCGTTTCTTTAGCGGCTTTCAGCCTTGGTTGGGCAGTGGTGCAGTCTTAGTTTTCTTGATTATTACAATGCAAATAGCAACAAGTAGGCCATATTTAAACAACGCAGCTGCTTGGTTGAGACTATTAAGTCCTTTTGACTTAACTGGTTACTTGTTCCCAAATTTATTTCGTCGATACCAATGGGAATTGCTAGAACAAGTGCAGTTCTTTTATCTTCCGGTTGGAAAAAATTTAGTCGGTTTACTTGGTTTGCAATTATTAAATTATAGTTTGTGGACTTACTGGATTTGGCAAGGACTAAGGCGTCGCTTCCGTAACCCAAACGCCTCAATGTTGAGTAAAGGTCAAAGTTATTTACTAGTAGCTTGTTTACAAGTAATTCTTTGGGGATTTACCCTACAATATGTAAAAAACTATTGCCCACCAGGTAGCTCATACACACCATCATTATCTTTTTGCTATTACGATGTTAGTTATCAAATTGGACAAAATTTTCCTTTACTAGTGTTCTTTAATGTAGTAGTTTTGCTTAGTTTAATTTCTGTTGTTTCACCTCATCGCCAAGCAGTACAAGATTGGGCAAGATATCGACACCAAAATATTTCTCAACACAAGTTTTTTTGGCAAGATGTTCTTCTACAAGATTTGATTTGGTCGGAAAAAAGTCCAGCAGTAATCACAATGGCAATAAATCTAATGATGATTACTATTCCACTCATCATTTTGATTATCATTGCACCTATTTTAAATTCTCATCACTCCAATAGATTAAATTGGCTGAATGAGATTGGGCAGTTTAAGGCTATTTTAGGTGTGGGTTTGTTTATTACCTTGATGATGATTTATGCAACAGTAGCGCAAAGGATGCTTTTAATGAAAAATTCTAAGCGTTCTTTTTGGGCGATCGCTACTGTCGGTGCAGTCATATTCTTACCAATGATATTTCTAGGAATGTTAGGTGTCCAACCTAGTGAAACTCCTATTTTATGGTTACTTTCTACTTTCCCTTGGAGTGCTTTAGAATACTCTACAATCCCAACAATTTTTATTGTTCTTTTGGGTGAATTTAGTCTCTTGGTGTTGTTAAATTTTCAGTTAACACGGCAAGTTAGATTAGCAGGTGAATCGGCTACAAAAGCACTGTTGACAGGAAGCTAG
- the rppA gene encoding two-component system response regulator RppA, which yields MKILLVDDETELTDPLSRVLTREGYSVDAAYDGINGRKLAQTGNYDLLILDWMLPGNTGLEICQELRRQGVATPVLFLTAKDTLDDRVEGLDAGADDYLVKPFELRELLARVRALLRRSSSQVHIPPTSRLTVADLELDCESQIAYRQGRVIELSEKESQLLQYFMGNTGKLLTHTQIMQNLWKDDEQPSSNVIAALVRLLRRKIEFAGETQLIHSVYGKGYRFGASADS from the coding sequence ATGAAAATTTTGCTAGTTGACGATGAAACTGAACTTACCGATCCTTTGAGTCGGGTGTTAACTCGTGAGGGATACAGTGTAGATGCTGCCTACGATGGAATAAATGGCCGCAAATTAGCACAAACAGGCAATTACGACTTACTAATTTTAGACTGGATGTTGCCTGGTAATACGGGATTGGAGATTTGTCAGGAATTGCGTCGCCAAGGTGTTGCAACTCCTGTACTGTTTCTTACTGCTAAAGATACGCTTGACGATCGCGTAGAAGGCTTAGATGCGGGTGCAGATGACTATCTGGTTAAACCTTTTGAACTGCGGGAGTTACTAGCAAGAGTCAGGGCTTTGTTGCGGCGTTCTAGTTCTCAAGTGCATATCCCCCCGACAAGTCGCTTAACGGTAGCTGATTTAGAACTTGATTGTGAAAGTCAAATCGCCTATCGGCAAGGACGGGTAATTGAACTATCAGAAAAAGAAAGCCAACTGCTGCAATACTTTATGGGAAATACTGGTAAATTGCTTACTCATACTCAAATTATGCAAAATTTGTGGAAAGATGATGAGCAACCCAGTAGTAATGTCATTGCTGCACTGGTACGCCTATTACGTCGTAAGATAGAGTTTGCAGGAGAGACACAACTGATTCACAGCGTATACGGTAAAGGATATCGCTTTGGTGCTAGTGCAGACTCTTGA
- a CDS encoding 1-acyl-sn-glycerol-3-phosphate acyltransferase has product MINQNQDNLLSNPIERKSIEGYKFNWFDWFCLWYPPGWLILFNRHWQHYHLDPDGWNWFEYILFLIPGGFYLALLIRWLRLGCRLPHQGNIEFDPNYQQAFRQEIIAPIVEYYFRGELLQTENLPSTEPMIVAMNHAGMSFPWDFLSLAYLLNKERGWVVKVLAGVPLFDHAWMIWWLPPGWSKVLGGVRAELEDFSAVVQERRVVLYAPEGLRGPSKGWRKRYQLEKFDLSFMQLSQRFQIPILPVVCIGNESLHPWTINLQKLQQLFNLPFLPVSPLIPFFILFPSMGVWAMRSRLHYFIQPLQRVVNSEQQSKNKRSFAFQKAQILRENMQSQINNLLNKNIENKA; this is encoded by the coding sequence GTGATTAATCAAAATCAAGATAACTTACTCAGCAATCCAATTGAAAGGAAGTCTATTGAAGGTTATAAATTTAACTGGTTTGATTGGTTTTGTCTGTGGTATCCTCCGGGTTGGCTCATTTTATTCAATCGCCACTGGCAACATTACCATTTAGATCCAGATGGCTGGAATTGGTTTGAATATATATTATTTTTGATTCCTGGTGGTTTTTATCTAGCACTATTGATTCGTTGGTTACGTCTTGGATGTCGTTTACCGCATCAGGGAAATATTGAATTTGATCCCAACTATCAACAAGCCTTTCGACAAGAAATTATAGCTCCTATAGTTGAATATTATTTTCGTGGAGAACTACTACAAACTGAAAACTTGCCATCTACAGAGCCAATGATTGTAGCAATGAATCATGCAGGAATGTCTTTCCCGTGGGATTTTCTGAGCTTGGCTTATTTATTAAATAAAGAACGGGGATGGGTAGTAAAAGTTTTAGCTGGTGTACCTTTATTTGACCATGCTTGGATGATTTGGTGGTTACCACCTGGATGGTCAAAAGTTTTAGGTGGCGTGAGGGCAGAGTTAGAAGACTTTTCTGCTGTAGTGCAGGAGCGCAGAGTTGTTTTATACGCACCAGAAGGATTGCGAGGGCCGAGTAAAGGTTGGCGAAAACGTTATCAATTAGAGAAATTTGATCTCAGTTTTATGCAGTTAAGTCAACGTTTTCAAATTCCTATTTTACCTGTTGTTTGCATTGGCAACGAAAGCTTACATCCGTGGACAATTAATCTCCAAAAGTTACAGCAGTTATTTAATTTACCATTTTTGCCTGTATCACCTTTGATACCATTTTTTATTCTCTTTCCTTCAATGGGTGTTTGGGCAATGAGAAGTCGTCTGCATTATTTTATTCAACCACTGCAACGAGTAGTAAATAGTGAGCAGCAATCCAAGAATAAACGTTCATTTGCTTTTCAAAAAGCACAAATATTGCGAGAAAATATGCAAAGTCAGATTAATAATTTATTGAATAAAAATATTGAAAATAAAGCGTGA
- a CDS encoding carotenoid oxygenase family protein, translating into MVVVAGNPYLEGNFAPVDQELTVDHLQVIGEIPPDLNGMLIRNGPNPLFPSQAWYHWFDGHGMLHGVEISNGKANYRNRYVQTQGWKMEKEAGRAIHSGFLAPPQQENPSPPVNTANTAVVWHGDRLLALWEGGEPYQIEVPELKTVSPYTYGGDLKGAFTAHPKVDFATGEMMFFGYSWVDLPYLQYSVVSPEGKLLRTVPIDLPVGVMMHDFAITAHYTIFMNLPLTFRLERAQQGKPPLLFEKDIPSRFGILPRHGDNSSIRWFEAPACYVAHTLNAYEDGDEVILIACRMPSTTMLGLAGRAQDTHSDLAFLHKWRFNLKTGAVIEEPLDNIPSEFPRVNEQYLGRKTRYGYTSRMTPNSVPLFDGLIKYDFVSNSSQIHKLGQGRYGGEGVFVPHTPHISQRDEDDGWLLTFIYDEVAKISELLILNAKEIMAEPVARIILPQRVPYGFHGTWIEQTNLEFNS; encoded by the coding sequence ATGGTGGTAGTAGCAGGAAATCCTTATTTAGAGGGAAACTTTGCTCCAGTAGATCAGGAATTAACAGTAGATCATCTCCAAGTCATTGGGGAAATACCTCCTGATCTTAACGGAATGTTGATTCGTAACGGCCCTAATCCCCTCTTTCCGTCTCAAGCTTGGTATCACTGGTTTGATGGACATGGGATGCTACACGGTGTTGAGATTAGTAATGGTAAAGCCAACTATCGCAACCGCTATGTACAAACCCAGGGATGGAAAATGGAAAAAGAGGCTGGGCGTGCAATTCATTCAGGTTTTTTAGCGCCACCTCAACAAGAAAATCCTTCTCCTCCGGTTAATACTGCCAATACAGCTGTTGTCTGGCATGGCGATCGCTTGTTAGCTCTTTGGGAAGGGGGAGAACCTTATCAAATCGAAGTACCTGAGTTAAAAACAGTCAGTCCCTATACTTATGGCGGTGACTTGAAAGGTGCTTTCACGGCTCATCCCAAAGTTGATTTTGCCACTGGCGAGATGATGTTTTTTGGCTACTCTTGGGTAGATTTGCCTTACCTGCAATATAGCGTTGTCTCACCAGAGGGCAAGCTGTTGCGAACAGTGCCAATAGACTTACCAGTAGGAGTGATGATGCACGATTTTGCTATCACCGCCCACTACACAATATTTATGAACTTGCCCCTAACATTCCGTTTGGAACGCGCCCAACAGGGAAAACCACCTTTACTGTTTGAAAAAGACATTCCCAGTCGTTTTGGTATTCTGCCACGTCACGGTGATAATAGCAGTATCCGCTGGTTTGAAGCACCTGCGTGTTATGTTGCTCATACCCTCAATGCCTACGAGGATGGAGATGAAGTAATACTCATTGCCTGTCGAATGCCAAGTACTACTATGCTTGGTCTTGCAGGCAGAGCGCAAGATACTCACAGCGATCTAGCCTTTTTGCATAAGTGGAGATTCAATCTCAAAACGGGTGCGGTAATTGAAGAACCCTTAGATAATATCCCCTCAGAATTTCCACGGGTGAACGAGCAATACTTGGGGCGCAAGACTAGATACGGTTACACTTCCCGCATGACACCTAATTCCGTACCTTTGTTCGACGGCTTAATTAAGTATGATTTTGTTAGTAATAGCTCTCAAATTCACAAATTAGGGCAAGGGCGTTATGGGGGCGAGGGGGTGTTTGTACCTCATACTCCCCATATCTCCCAGAGAGATGAAGATGACGGTTGGTTGCTTACCTTTATTTACGATGAAGTAGCAAAAATTTCTGAACTGCTTATATTAAATGCTAAGGAAATTATGGCTGAACCTGTCGCTCGTATCATCCTTCCCCAACGAGTTCCTTATGGGTTTCACGGCACTTGGATTGAGCAAACAAATCTAGAATTTAATTCATAA
- a CDS encoding thiamine pyrophosphate-dependent enzyme, whose amino-acid sequence MSENSNSSNLVVQAHSCHTLTVELANFKDDRLNNHMNADIQLSPSLSVAEAIVKLLEDLGVKYAFGVSGGAMAKLWGSLSNSQIQVLHFRHEAGAAFAAVEASLASDRPVVVFTTTGPGITNALTGIMTARGEAAKVILLSASSSASQRGRCAIQETNEQTILNGGILKSGALFHYATTLECAEQLPQTARSIALGLTKPNGFVAHLSIPTDIQSSLVNQSLPQPDLSLWLPIPSKKTISKCIDLLSEGNFVIWVGFGARGAAKEIRQLAERTGVAVICSPRGKGIFPEEHPQFVGVTGLGGHSSVFTYMQKQSPSHILVLGTRLGEATSFWSRQMIPQAGFIHVDVDPDVIGIAYPSVPTFSVVSDVRTFVQSLLQYLPEKSQQSKISVLPHPERQTIQPSIGELVRPEILMQEIQQVFINNSDAIVMAESGNSFTWATHLLRFTQPNRYRVSTRVGAMGHAVTGVVGAAKARNGKAIAIVGDGAMLMNNEISTAVKYKIPAVWIVLNDARYNMCAQGMAMLELEGADATIPQTDFVMIARGMGADGIRVEKESDIRMALEKALATSIPFVVDVTIDPTRQAPSRGRNQGLLAQGVVNSPNKHFSFPLIQ is encoded by the coding sequence ATGAGTGAAAATAGCAATTCATCAAACTTGGTTGTACAAGCACATTCTTGTCACACACTGACAGTAGAGTTAGCGAATTTCAAGGACGATCGCCTAAATAATCACATGAACGCAGACATCCAGCTATCTCCATCGCTCTCAGTTGCTGAGGCAATTGTCAAGCTTTTAGAAGATTTGGGAGTCAAATACGCCTTTGGTGTTTCTGGCGGAGCAATGGCAAAGCTTTGGGGTTCGCTATCAAATAGTCAGATCCAAGTTCTTCACTTTCGCCACGAAGCTGGAGCAGCCTTTGCAGCAGTTGAAGCATCTTTAGCTAGCGATCGCCCTGTAGTTGTCTTCACCACAACAGGGCCGGGTATAACCAACGCCTTAACTGGTATAATGACAGCCCGTGGCGAAGCAGCCAAAGTAATTTTGCTATCTGCTTCGAGTTCGGCGTCACAGCGCGGCAGGTGTGCCATCCAAGAAACTAACGAGCAGACAATACTTAATGGGGGAATTTTGAAATCAGGGGCGTTGTTCCATTACGCAACTACTCTAGAGTGCGCCGAACAACTGCCACAAACTGCTCGTAGCATTGCCCTTGGCTTAACAAAACCAAATGGCTTCGTTGCTCATTTAAGTATTCCTACAGATATTCAATCAAGTTTGGTAAATCAATCTTTACCTCAACCAGATTTGTCTTTATGGCTGCCTATCCCTAGCAAAAAAACAATTAGCAAATGCATAGATTTGCTATCTGAAGGTAACTTTGTCATCTGGGTTGGTTTCGGTGCAAGAGGCGCTGCCAAAGAGATCCGCCAGCTTGCGGAAAGAACAGGAGTCGCAGTGATATGTTCGCCTCGTGGCAAAGGTATTTTTCCTGAAGAACATCCTCAGTTTGTGGGTGTTACAGGTTTAGGGGGGCATAGTTCTGTATTTACTTATATGCAGAAGCAATCTCCGTCACACATCTTAGTTTTGGGAACTCGCCTTGGAGAAGCCACTTCTTTCTGGAGTAGGCAAATGATTCCTCAGGCAGGATTTATTCACGTTGATGTCGATCCAGATGTCATAGGGATTGCCTATCCATCCGTGCCAACTTTTTCTGTCGTGTCTGATGTCAGAACTTTTGTGCAGTCACTGCTGCAATACTTGCCAGAGAAATCTCAACAATCAAAGATAAGTGTATTACCTCATCCTGAACGTCAGACTATTCAACCGAGCATCGGTGAACTAGTGCGCCCTGAAATCTTGATGCAAGAAATTCAGCAGGTGTTTATCAACAACAGCGATGCGATCGTCATGGCAGAATCAGGTAATTCATTTACTTGGGCAACCCACTTGCTGCGATTTACTCAACCCAACCGTTATCGAGTCAGCACTAGAGTAGGAGCGATGGGACATGCAGTGACGGGTGTTGTTGGTGCTGCTAAAGCTAGAAATGGAAAAGCGATCGCCATTGTTGGGGATGGGGCAATGTTGATGAATAATGAAATCAGCACTGCCGTGAAATACAAAATTCCTGCCGTCTGGATTGTCCTCAATGATGCACGCTACAATATGTGTGCTCAGGGAATGGCAATGCTAGAACTTGAGGGTGCAGATGCAACTATTCCCCAAACAGATTTTGTGATGATTGCTCGCGGCATGGGAGCTGATGGTATTCGCGTCGAAAAGGAATCTGACATTCGGATGGCGTTGGAGAAAGCCTTAGCAACATCTATCCCGTTTGTTGTTGATGTAACTATAGATCCAACTCGGCAAGCACCATCTCGTGGACGTAATCAAGGTTTACTTGCACAAGGAGTTGTAAATAGTCCTAACAAACACTTTTCATTCCCCTTGATACAGTAA
- the scyC gene encoding scytonemin biosynthesis cyclase/decarboxylase ScyC (ScyC, an enzyme in the biosynthesis pathway for the cyanobacterial natural sunscreen scytonemin, performs a cyclization and decarboxylation on the compound ScyA produces.), translating into MESNTFATSAYIATSPETAFKFLCRLETLDEWTINCRMLEKVDDNTWIGTCAGYQNNLYYHLKKIENPLFMGIEWYCGFTPDNYFHWYPVLLFPTNYIEPESKEQGVYFHWISFVDPKRRTPMIMEGIRTVHMCESRSLKASLERNQGIKEAAQGQYTVDSDTIYIDAPIELALEYLADIRNIENWSHMLRSHGEIAHQSGNFLDEYNQTVKITFRTHTLNNYYLIEQDYLYPDYQFLQRSPTLLIPCSRAFNDLSARGFILHRIAFWQLGKANRHGKLQIEDYGAENMNIKRLLEAKAGNFETFARGISYIPTVA; encoded by the coding sequence ATGGAAAGTAATACGTTTGCTACGTCTGCTTATATCGCAACCTCACCAGAAACGGCTTTTAAATTCTTGTGTCGATTGGAAACTTTAGACGAGTGGACAATTAATTGTCGAATGTTAGAGAAAGTAGATGATAATACTTGGATCGGAACTTGTGCTGGCTATCAAAATAATCTCTATTATCATCTCAAAAAAATAGAAAACCCTCTATTTATGGGTATTGAATGGTACTGTGGATTTACTCCTGATAACTACTTCCACTGGTATCCCGTTCTTCTTTTTCCGACAAACTATATAGAGCCTGAATCAAAAGAACAAGGAGTTTACTTCCATTGGATCAGCTTTGTAGATCCAAAGCGACGGACTCCTATGATTATGGAAGGAATTAGAACAGTACATATGTGTGAAAGCCGCTCTCTCAAAGCTAGTTTGGAGCGCAATCAAGGTATTAAAGAAGCAGCCCAAGGGCAATATACTGTTGATAGTGACACAATTTATATTGATGCTCCTATTGAATTAGCACTTGAATATTTAGCAGATATAAGGAACATTGAAAATTGGTCGCATATGCTGCGATCGCATGGTGAAATTGCTCACCAATCAGGTAATTTTTTGGATGAATATAACCAAACAGTAAAAATCACATTCCGAACTCATACTCTGAATAATTATTACCTAATTGAACAAGATTATTTATATCCTGATTATCAATTTTTGCAGCGTAGCCCAACTTTACTGATCCCTTGTTCGCGTGCTTTCAACGATCTATCAGCTCGTGGGTTTATTCTGCACCGAATTGCGTTCTGGCAGCTTGGCAAAGCTAATCGCCACGGCAAACTCCAAATAGAGGATTACGGGGCTGAAAACATGAACATCAAACGATTACTTGAAGCAAAAGCTGGCAATTTTGAAACCTTTGCTCGTGGTATAAGCTATATTCCAACAGTTGCTTGA
- a CDS encoding ABC transporter ATP-binding protein, protein MVKELAIRTSGLIKQFDRHIAVNNVDLEIYTGEVYGLIGPNGAGKTTLIRMLAAAEEPTTGEIYINGDRLLRDRSNLNLKRRLGYLPDDYPLYEELTVWDYLDYFARLYRLREPRRTRRLHEVLELIQLSNKRNSLISTLSRGMKQRLSLARTIIHEPILLLLDEPVSGLDPIARMQFREIIKVLQEAGMTILISSHVLSDLAELCTSVGIMELGYLVESASLQQLYQRLARQQIIISTLAKQEELLGELKNNPLVQDWEVINAKNSIRVNFSGKQEDCADLLRSLIQAEIPITEFHCTQEDLETIFLKLGHKQAS, encoded by the coding sequence ATGGTAAAAGAATTAGCAATTCGCACCAGTGGATTGATTAAGCAATTTGACAGACACATTGCTGTTAATAATGTTGATTTAGAAATTTACACAGGTGAAGTATACGGGTTAATTGGCCCCAACGGTGCAGGAAAGACGACTCTGATTCGGATGTTGGCAGCAGCAGAAGAACCAACTACGGGTGAGATTTATATTAATGGCGATCGCTTACTGCGCGATCGCAGCAACCTTAATCTCAAGCGTCGTCTTGGTTACTTACCTGACGATTATCCACTGTATGAGGAACTCACGGTTTGGGATTATCTAGATTATTTTGCTCGTTTGTATCGTTTGCGAGAACCGCGCCGCACTCGACGGCTGCATGAAGTTTTAGAACTGATACAGCTAAGTAATAAACGCAACAGTTTAATTTCTACCTTGTCACGGGGGATGAAACAACGCCTGAGTTTAGCGCGAACAATCATCCACGAACCGATTTTACTGCTTTTGGATGAGCCAGTTTCGGGACTAGACCCGATCGCTAGGATGCAGTTTCGAGAAATCATCAAAGTTTTGCAGGAAGCAGGGATGACGATATTGATTTCCTCCCACGTTCTGAGCGACTTAGCAGAATTATGTACCTCTGTGGGAATTATGGAACTCGGTTATTTGGTAGAAAGTGCCTCGCTACAACAACTCTACCAACGTCTTGCCCGCCAACAAATCATCATCTCGACTCTAGCAAAACAAGAGGAACTGTTGGGGGAATTGAAAAATAATCCGTTAGTACAAGACTGGGAGGTAATCAATGCAAAAAACAGTATCCGAGTGAATTTTTCTGGGAAACAGGAAGACTGTGCAGATTTATTGCGATCGCTCATCCAAGCTGAAATTCCCATTACTGAATTTCACTGCACTCAAGAGGATTTGGAAACAATTTTCCTTAAACTTGGTCACAAACAAGCATCATAA